A segment of the Panacibacter ginsenosidivorans genome:
CGAAGGAAGATTACCTGCAATCGTTTGAAAGCAGCCTGAAGAAATATGCTAAAACAGCTAATATATCTGGCTTTCGTAAAGGAATGGTACCCGCCAGCCTCGTGAAAAAAATGTATGGCCAGGGTGTATTTTCTGATGAAGTTTTACGCCTTGTGGAAAAGCAATTGCAGGATTATATGGTGCAGGAGCAACTTGATATTTTTGCCCAGCCTTTACCCCTGGAAAACGATGCACGTATGCTGGATATGAATAATCCTGCTGATTATGCATTTGCTTTTGAAATAGGATTAAAGCCTGCTTTCGATCTACATATTTCAGATATAAAAGTTACCCGGTATGTAATACAGGTTACAGAGCAAATGATAAATGAAGAAGTAGAACGTTTAACAACCCGTCACGGTAAAATGACAGAGCCTGAAGCTGTAAGCGGCGATAATAATGTGCTGAATGTAGAATTTACAGAGGTTGATAAAGACGGTAATGCTATTGAAGGGGGATTAATAAAATCTAACTCTTTACTGGTAAAATATTTTGCCGAATCAGTTCGCCCTGAATTAATCGGTAAAAAGAAAGATGACACCATCACAATTCAGCTGAGCACTGCATTTGACGAAAAAGAAAGAGAATGGGTAATCGGCGATCTTGGCCTTAATAAAGACAGCAAAGAAGATGCAGATAAATTGTTTAAACTACTTATCACAAAAGTAGGCCTGGTTGAAAAAGCTGAAATGACTGAATCATTCTTTGAAACAGTTTATCCCGGCCGCAGCATAAAAACTGAAGAAGAGTTTCGCAATGCAGTGAAAGTAGAGATCGAAAATTATTATGCCGCGCAAAGCAGTAACCAGGTACACGATCAGATCTATCACCATCTTACAGATCACACCACTATGGACTTTCCGGAAAGCTTCCTGAAAAGATGGTTGAAAGATGGCAGTGAAAAACAGAAAACTGACGATGAGACAGAAAAAGAATATCCTTCTTTTGTAAACCAGTTGAAATGGTCATTAATCAGCAGCAAGCTAATTAATGAAAATAAGATCACTGTTGACCCGGCCGAGATCAGGCAGTTTGCACTTAACCAAATAGCAGGTTATATGGGCATGCAGAATCTTGACGAAGCACCATGGCTTGATGAATATGCCAACCGCATGATGAAAGATCAAAAGTTCGTGGAAGAAACATATATGAAACTGCAGACTGAAAAATTATTCAGGTTAGTAGAGCAGCAGGTTCAGGCAACAGAAGAGAGCATCAGTGCAGAAGATTTTGCAAAGAAGTTGCATCACCATCATCATTAATAAATTTTCACTCTGACTATAGTTATCCGGGGCTTTTATAAGTTCCGGGTTTTTTATTTTACAAGCTTGGGTTTTCATGGCGTCGCCTCTTGTGTCACTCACTTCATCGTTCTTCTTTCAATTGAAAATTAGATTTCATTTGCGTCCATTAATGTAAATCGTGAAATTCGTGTTCAAAAAATTCGTGTTTAATGAAAGATTACCTATTCACGGTTGCAGAAAGATTCATGCGTTATGTACAGGTAGATACACAAAGTGACCCCACAAGCCATAAACATCCTACCACAGAAAAGCAGAAAGATCTAAGTAAGGTATTAACATCAGAACTATTAAGTCTTGGCTTGGCAGATGCGCATACAGATGAATATGGTTATGTGTATGCAACCATTCTTTCCAATACAGATAAAAAAGTTCCTGCAATTTGTTTTTGCAGTCATGTAGATACAGCACCTGATTGCAGTGGCACCAACGTAAAACCTATACTACATAAACATTATAGCGGAGAAGACATTATACTGCCAGATGATACAACACAGGTGATCAGTAAAAAAGATTATCCTTATTTAGAAAAACATATTGGTAATGACATTATCACTGCAAGTGGATTAACACTATTGGGCGCTGATGATAAAGCCGGTGTAGCTGTTATTATGGATATGGCAAACTATCTTGTATCGCATCCTGAAATAAGACATGGAGATATTAAAATTCTTTTTACGCCTGATGAAGAAGTAGGACAAGGCACCGCAAAACTCGATCTCAAAAAGTTAGGTGCAGATTATGCCTACACATTAGATGGCGGCGAAGCCGGCACTTTTGAAGATGAAACATTTAGTGCAGATGGCGCAAGGATTATTATAAACGGGGTTATCTCTCACCCAGGTTATGCAAAAGACAAAATGGTAAATGCTTTAAAGATTGCCGGAGAAATTTTAGCCGCATTACCAAAAAATGAATTCAGTCCTGAAACAACCAAAGGAAGACAAGGTTTTGTGCATCCTGTTTCAGTAAATGGAATTGCAGAAAAAGCAACCATAGAATTTATTATCCGCGATTTTATTACAACCAATCTTGAAAAGCATGAGAAAAGACTGGAAGCCATTGCTGAAGAAGTAATGAGCAAACATACCAAAGCAGGTATGCAATTTGAAGTATGGGAACAGTATCGCAACATGAAAGAAATACTGGATCAGCATACACAGGTTTCTGCATTTGCAGCAGAAGCATACAA
Coding sequences within it:
- the pepT gene encoding peptidase T; protein product: MKDYLFTVAERFMRYVQVDTQSDPTSHKHPTTEKQKDLSKVLTSELLSLGLADAHTDEYGYVYATILSNTDKKVPAICFCSHVDTAPDCSGTNVKPILHKHYSGEDIILPDDTTQVISKKDYPYLEKHIGNDIITASGLTLLGADDKAGVAVIMDMANYLVSHPEIRHGDIKILFTPDEEVGQGTAKLDLKKLGADYAYTLDGGEAGTFEDETFSADGARIIINGVISHPGYAKDKMVNALKIAGEILAALPKNEFSPETTKGRQGFVHPVSVNGIAEKATIEFIIRDFITTNLEKHEKRLEAIAEEVMSKHTKAGMQFEVWEQYRNMKEILDQHTQVSAFAAEAYKRAGLNVVNEPIRGGTDGSRLSFMGLPCPNIFTGMQAIHSKHEWIAVKDMEKAVEVLVNLVQVWEENS
- the tig gene encoding trigger factor encodes the protein MATVTRENIGKLTDKLIVKVAKEDYLQSFESSLKKYAKTANISGFRKGMVPASLVKKMYGQGVFSDEVLRLVEKQLQDYMVQEQLDIFAQPLPLENDARMLDMNNPADYAFAFEIGLKPAFDLHISDIKVTRYVIQVTEQMINEEVERLTTRHGKMTEPEAVSGDNNVLNVEFTEVDKDGNAIEGGLIKSNSLLVKYFAESVRPELIGKKKDDTITIQLSTAFDEKEREWVIGDLGLNKDSKEDADKLFKLLITKVGLVEKAEMTESFFETVYPGRSIKTEEEFRNAVKVEIENYYAAQSSNQVHDQIYHHLTDHTTMDFPESFLKRWLKDGSEKQKTDDETEKEYPSFVNQLKWSLISSKLINENKITVDPAEIRQFALNQIAGYMGMQNLDEAPWLDEYANRMMKDQKFVEETYMKLQTEKLFRLVEQQVQATEESISAEDFAKKLHHHHH